The following proteins are co-located in the Flavobacterium sp. CECT 9288 genome:
- a CDS encoding alpha/beta hydrolase-fold protein: MKKTLLLLLFSVTVFSQKTSFTFDSQILGEKRELTISLPLSIEKNPNKKYPILILLDGDYLFDPFYGALQYGAYWDDLPETIIVGIHQNQKNERIDDSMHDDIEDELTGKGAQFFNFIGGELIPYLEKKYPTAPFRIIAGHDTTAGFLNYFLYKENPLFQAYISLAPELTKGMQERLPDELLKTKKSIFYYQANGDGDIRKIQNGIKNLDTGLQEVKNPLVHYKFDNFKNTSHYAVVLQAIPNALYHFFESYKPISSLEFSEKIASLPSGYVDYLVARYDTLYENLGLRTLVRLNDFKAIEAAILKNKAYSELGQLAEIATVNYPKSMLSDYELGLMYEKLGDPKRAAKYYQTASQQEEIGDLTKTMMLEKYEDMITQIPKK, translated from the coding sequence ATGAAAAAAACACTATTATTATTGCTGTTTAGCGTGACCGTTTTTTCTCAAAAAACATCCTTTACATTCGATTCTCAAATACTCGGAGAGAAGAGAGAACTGACTATAAGCCTGCCGCTATCAATAGAAAAAAACCCAAATAAAAAATATCCAATCTTGATCCTTTTAGATGGAGATTATTTATTTGATCCTTTTTATGGAGCGTTACAATATGGTGCCTACTGGGATGATCTTCCTGAAACCATTATTGTTGGCATTCATCAAAATCAAAAAAACGAACGCATAGATGACTCTATGCATGATGACATAGAGGATGAACTCACTGGTAAAGGAGCCCAGTTTTTTAATTTTATAGGAGGAGAATTGATCCCTTATCTAGAAAAAAAATATCCCACAGCACCGTTTAGAATCATAGCTGGACATGACACTACCGCAGGGTTTTTAAACTATTTTTTGTACAAAGAAAATCCGCTATTTCAAGCCTATATTTCACTTGCACCTGAACTTACAAAAGGTATGCAGGAAAGATTACCTGATGAACTTTTAAAAACCAAAAAATCTATTTTCTATTATCAGGCAAATGGAGATGGTGACATCCGCAAAATTCAAAATGGAATCAAAAACCTAGATACTGGCTTACAGGAGGTTAAAAATCCATTAGTACACTATAAATTTGATAATTTTAAAAACACATCACATTATGCTGTGGTACTTCAAGCAATTCCTAATGCGCTTTACCATTTCTTTGAATCTTACAAACCCATTTCTTCATTAGAATTTAGTGAAAAAATAGCCAGTTTACCCTCTGGTTATGTAGATTATTTAGTGGCGCGCTATGACACTCTTTATGAAAATTTAGGTTTAAGAACACTAGTGAGACTCAATGATTTTAAAGCCATTGAAGCAGCAATACTAAAAAATAAAGCTTACTCAGAACTGGGACAACTCGCCGAAATTGCAACAGTTAACTATCCGAAATCCATGCTTTCAGATTATGAACTGGGTTTAATGTATGAAAAATTGGGCGACCCCAAACGAGCAGCAAAATACTATCAAACAGCATCTCAACAAGAAGAA
- the panD gene encoding aspartate 1-decarboxylase, whose amino-acid sequence MQIQVLKSKIHRVKVTGADLNYIGSITIDESLLEASNIIEGEKVSIVNINNGERFETYAIKGEKNSGTITLNGPAARKVQKDDIIIIISYAGMDFEEAKTFKPWIIFPNENDNSLT is encoded by the coding sequence ATGCAAATCCAAGTCTTAAAATCAAAAATTCACCGCGTTAAAGTAACCGGAGCAGATTTAAATTATATCGGCTCTATTACTATTGACGAATCACTGTTAGAAGCATCTAATATTATTGAAGGTGAGAAAGTTTCAATTGTAAACATCAATAACGGAGAACGTTTTGAAACCTACGCAATCAAAGGAGAAAAAAACTCCGGAACCATTACACTAAACGGTCCCGCTGCCAGAAAGGTACAAAAAGATGATATCATTATTATTATTTCGTATGCAGGCATGGATTTTGAGGAAGCAAAAACATTTAAACCATGGATTATTTTCCCTAATGAAAATGACAATTCACTAACATAA
- the panC gene encoding pantoate--beta-alanine ligase has translation MPIFYGKAPLMDYLKSIKDSQKTIGFVPTMGALHEGHLALMKKSLQENDATVVSIFVNPTQFNNPEDLEKYPRTLEEDVKKLTNLDDRIILYAPTVEDIYDGKPTSQPFDFDGLENQMEGKFRPGHFNGVGTIVKRLFEIVTPNNAYFGEKDFQQLQIVKKMVSKSKLPVNVIGCPIHREANNLAMSSRNERLTPQEREQASLIYKILRTAKEKFSKDSTLTISKWVQKAFENNTQFTLEYFTIADEATLLTCTRKNKNKKYRAFIAVIVNNIRLIDTISLN, from the coding sequence ATGCCAATTTTCTATGGAAAAGCACCTTTGATGGACTATTTAAAATCTATTAAAGATAGTCAAAAGACTATTGGGTTTGTTCCTACAATGGGCGCTTTGCATGAAGGTCACCTTGCATTAATGAAAAAATCATTGCAAGAAAATGACGCTACAGTGGTTAGTATTTTTGTTAACCCTACACAGTTTAACAATCCAGAGGATCTAGAAAAATATCCCAGAACTCTTGAAGAAGATGTTAAAAAGCTTACAAATCTAGACGACCGTATTATTTTGTATGCACCAACTGTTGAAGATATTTATGACGGAAAACCAACTTCTCAGCCCTTTGATTTTGATGGACTTGAAAACCAAATGGAGGGCAAGTTTAGACCTGGTCATTTTAATGGCGTAGGTACTATTGTAAAACGTTTGTTTGAGATTGTTACTCCCAATAATGCTTATTTTGGAGAAAAAGATTTCCAACAATTACAAATTGTAAAAAAGATGGTTTCAAAAAGTAAACTTCCAGTAAATGTTATAGGTTGTCCCATACACAGAGAAGCCAACAATCTTGCTATGAGTTCCAGAAACGAACGCTTAACACCTCAAGAACGAGAGCAAGCATCACTGATTTACAAAATTTTAAGAACTGCAAAAGAAAAATTCTCAAAAGACAGCACGCTTACGATTTCTAAATGGGTTCAAAAAGCGTTTGAAAATAACACACAATTCACCCTAGAATATTTTACGATTGCTGACGAAGCTACACTTTTAACCTGCACTCGAAAAAATAAAAATAAAAAATACAGAGCTTTTATAGCGGTAATAGTCAACAATATTAGATTGATTGATACCATTTCATTAAATTAA
- a CDS encoding glycogen/starch synthase — MKDKRILYVSSEVVPYLAENEVSLMSYDVPKMINDQGGQIRIFMPRYGNINERRHQLHEVIRLSGMNLVVNDLDMPLIIKVASIPKERIQVYFIDNDDYFKRKATFADEEGVMYSDNDERAIFFAKGVVETVKKLNWVPDIIHVHGWLAAMLPVYMKHFYKNEALFSETKIVTSVYSQSFDGTLDVEMINKVKFDGVPEDAIADLEIPNYENIIKTTIKHSDAVIIASDSLTPSLTKFIESSGKPFLPFAPKDAFAEAYTNFYINEML; from the coding sequence ATGAAAGATAAGAGGATATTATATGTATCATCTGAAGTGGTGCCGTATCTCGCTGAAAACGAGGTCTCTTTAATGTCTTATGACGTTCCAAAAATGATTAATGATCAAGGTGGACAGATAAGAATTTTTATGCCAAGGTATGGAAATATTAACGAGAGAAGACATCAATTACACGAGGTAATTAGACTTTCGGGGATGAATTTGGTAGTAAATGATTTGGATATGCCCTTAATTATTAAGGTCGCATCGATACCAAAAGAGCGTATACAAGTTTATTTTATTGATAATGATGACTACTTTAAACGTAAAGCAACTTTTGCTGACGAAGAGGGTGTTATGTATTCTGATAATGATGAGCGCGCTATTTTCTTTGCAAAAGGTGTAGTAGAAACAGTAAAAAAACTCAACTGGGTTCCAGATATTATCCACGTTCATGGATGGTTAGCAGCTATGTTGCCTGTTTATATGAAGCATTTTTACAAAAACGAAGCTTTATTTTCAGAAACAAAAATTGTAACATCTGTTTACAGTCAGTCTTTTGATGGTACTCTTGATGTTGAAATGATCAATAAAGTAAAATTTGATGGTGTTCCAGAAGATGCAATAGCTGATCTTGAAATCCCTAACTACGAGAATATTATTAAAACCACCATAAAGCATTCTGACGCAGTAATTATCGCTTCTGATTCACTGACGCCAAGTTTAACAAAATTTATAGAATCTTCAGGAAAACCTTTTTTACCTTTCGCACCGAAAGATGCATTCGCCGAGGCGTATACAAATTTCTACATAAACGAAATGCTTTAA
- a CDS encoding DUF4270 domain-containing protein → MINNSLFKKVFLGLTVIFMASCDKDFNEIGGDLLGDNNFELNKQSFGVSGYNQKTGVVQSNNLDVNPLGIYNSSNFGETTANFNTQLTLATAVTSVSTNPFIESVVLTVPYFVDNSQTKNNTDGSRTYVLDSIYGPEKAKMKLSVYESGFFMRDADPNGGFQQQQRYFSDQNADFDNFKKPNRLNDSSDKSQNDEFFFDATAKKTIAKDTVTKVETTTYGPPEMQLNLNKSYFKTRIIDAINSGKLANNDVFKNYFRGLYFKIEKAGTSPGNLAMLNFKSGKITIKYNEDLVTTTGGVTTTTRVKKTIELNMTGNAVSLLSNDFSTSGSAYNNLPFTGNTSTGDDKFFLRGGEGSLAVVELFDKTDVKGYTATGTLTGPNGISDQLDDLRFPADGKKLLVNEANLVFHIDASAMASSVEPQRIYLYDFTNNRVMFDYAVDDTDNTFDAKKGKVIYGGQLVKNATTKRGASYKIRITNHLRNLINNKDSTNVKLGLVVTEDIIKSTSYKVKSANSFVREVPVGSVMNPLGTILFGGNSSVPADKRLKLEIYFTKPN, encoded by the coding sequence ATGATTAATAATTCTTTATTCAAGAAAGTTTTCCTTGGTTTAACTGTGATTTTTATGGCTTCATGCGATAAAGATTTCAATGAAATAGGTGGTGATTTATTAGGAGATAACAATTTTGAACTCAATAAACAATCGTTCGGCGTATCTGGCTACAATCAAAAAACAGGAGTTGTACAGTCTAATAATTTAGATGTAAACCCGCTTGGAATTTACAATAGTAGCAATTTTGGTGAAACTACTGCCAATTTTAATACACAACTTACACTAGCTACAGCAGTAACTTCTGTTAGTACAAATCCTTTTATAGAAAGCGTAGTATTAACAGTTCCTTACTTTGTGGATAACAGCCAAACAAAAAATAACACCGATGGTTCACGTACCTATGTATTAGATTCTATTTATGGTCCTGAAAAAGCCAAGATGAAACTAAGCGTTTATGAGTCAGGTTTTTTTATGCGTGATGCTGATCCTAATGGAGGTTTTCAGCAACAACAGCGTTATTTTTCAGATCAAAATGCAGACTTTGATAATTTTAAGAAGCCAAATCGTTTAAATGATAGTTCTGATAAATCGCAAAACGATGAATTTTTCTTTGATGCTACTGCAAAAAAGACTATTGCAAAAGACACGGTTACAAAGGTTGAAACAACTACTTATGGTCCGCCTGAAATGCAGTTGAATTTGAATAAAAGTTATTTTAAAACCCGAATTATTGATGCAATTAACTCTGGGAAATTAGCAAATAACGATGTTTTCAAGAACTATTTTAGAGGTTTGTATTTTAAAATTGAAAAAGCAGGAACTAGTCCAGGAAATCTAGCTATGCTTAATTTTAAAAGTGGTAAGATTACCATTAAATACAATGAGGATTTAGTCACTACAACAGGCGGAGTAACCACAACTACTCGTGTTAAAAAGACAATCGAACTAAACATGACGGGTAATGCCGTTAGTTTATTGAGTAATGATTTTTCTACTAGTGGTTCTGCTTACAATAATTTGCCTTTTACTGGAAACACTTCTACTGGTGATGATAAGTTTTTCTTAAGAGGAGGAGAAGGTTCGCTTGCTGTAGTAGAACTTTTTGATAAAACAGATGTAAAAGGATATACTGCTACGGGTACTCTTACGGGTCCAAACGGTATTTCAGATCAGTTAGATGATTTAAGATTTCCAGCTGATGGTAAAAAACTTTTGGTCAATGAAGCTAATTTGGTTTTTCATATAGATGCGTCTGCAATGGCTAGTAGTGTGGAGCCTCAAAGAATATATTTGTATGACTTTACAAATAACCGAGTAATGTTTGATTATGCTGTAGACGATACTGATAATACTTTTGATGCCAAGAAAGGAAAAGTTATTTATGGAGGTCAATTAGTTAAAAATGCAACCACAAAAAGAGGTGCTTCTTATAAGATTAGAATTACCAACCATCTTAGGAATTTAATCAACAATAAAGACTCTACTAATGTGAAGCTTGGATTAGTTGTTACTGAGGATATAATTAAATCTACCTCATACAAAGTAAAATCAGCCAATTCATTTGTACGTGAAGTACCTGTTGGATCAGTTATGAATCCTTTAGGGACTATTTTATTTGGAGGGAATAGTTCTGTTCCGGCAGATAAGAGATTGAAACTTGAAATTTATTTTACAAAACCTAATTAA
- the glmS gene encoding glutamine--fructose-6-phosphate transaminase (isomerizing), whose translation MCGIVGYIGYREAYPIVIKGLKRLEYRGYDSAGVMLFDGENLKVSKTKGKVADLEQKASQEITTNGSIGIGHTRWATHGVPNDVNSHPHLSNSGDLAIVHNGIIENYAPLKAELSKRGYVFHSDTDTEVLVNLIEEVQKKDKLKLGKAVQVALNQVVGAYAIAVFDKKNPNEIVAARLGSPLAIGVGEGEFFVASDASPFIEFTSNAVYLEDGEMANIRLHKPMKVRKIKDDSLVNPTIQELQMNLEQIEKGGYDHFMMKEIYEQPNVIKDTYRGRLHANEGLIQMAGIEDNLEKFLNADRIIIVACGTSWHAGLVAEYIFEEFARIPVEVEYASEFRYRNPIINKKDIVIAISQSGETADTMAAIKLAKENGAFVFGVCNVVGSSISRETHAGAYTHAGPEIGVASTKAFTTQITVLTMIALRLAKAKGTLSHSAFHTYLEELEIIPEKVKEALETNAKAQEIAAVFKDAPNCLYLGRGYNFPVALEGALKLKEISYIHAEGYPAAEMKHGPIALIDESMPVIVIAPKQGHYDKIVSNIQEIKSRSGRIIAVVTKGDTQVRELADYVIEIPETSDALSPLITTIPLQLLSYHIAVMRGCNVDQPRNLAKSVTVE comes from the coding sequence ATGTGTGGAATCGTTGGATATATTGGATATAGAGAAGCTTACCCTATAGTAATTAAAGGACTAAAAAGACTAGAATATAGAGGTTATGATAGTGCTGGTGTTATGCTTTTTGATGGAGAAAATTTAAAAGTTTCAAAAACGAAAGGTAAAGTAGCAGATTTAGAACAAAAAGCATCTCAAGAAATAACCACCAACGGAAGTATAGGCATAGGGCATACCCGTTGGGCTACACATGGGGTTCCAAATGATGTAAACTCACATCCGCATCTTTCAAATTCAGGAGATTTAGCTATCGTTCACAATGGAATTATTGAAAATTATGCTCCGTTAAAAGCAGAGCTTTCAAAAAGAGGATACGTTTTTCATTCTGATACAGATACCGAGGTTTTAGTAAATTTAATTGAGGAAGTACAGAAAAAAGATAAATTAAAACTAGGTAAAGCAGTTCAAGTTGCTTTAAACCAAGTGGTAGGTGCTTATGCAATTGCTGTATTCGATAAAAAAAATCCAAATGAAATTGTTGCTGCCCGTTTGGGTAGCCCACTAGCTATAGGTGTTGGTGAAGGAGAATTTTTTGTTGCTTCTGATGCTTCCCCATTTATAGAATTTACATCAAATGCTGTTTATTTAGAGGACGGTGAAATGGCAAATATTAGGTTGCACAAACCTATGAAAGTTCGAAAAATTAAAGATGATTCACTTGTAAATCCTACCATTCAAGAGCTCCAAATGAATTTAGAGCAAATTGAAAAAGGAGGTTATGATCACTTCATGATGAAAGAGATATATGAGCAACCTAACGTAATTAAAGATACTTACCGTGGTCGCTTGCATGCTAATGAAGGTTTGATTCAAATGGCAGGTATAGAGGATAACTTAGAAAAATTCTTAAACGCTGATCGTATTATTATTGTTGCTTGCGGTACTTCGTGGCATGCAGGATTAGTAGCTGAATATATTTTTGAAGAATTTGCAAGAATACCTGTAGAGGTAGAGTACGCATCTGAATTTAGATATAGAAACCCAATTATAAACAAAAAAGATATCGTTATTGCAATTTCACAGTCAGGTGAAACTGCCGATACAATGGCTGCCATTAAATTAGCTAAAGAAAACGGTGCTTTTGTTTTTGGAGTTTGTAATGTGGTAGGTTCTTCTATTTCAAGAGAAACTCACGCGGGTGCTTACACACATGCGGGTCCAGAAATTGGGGTTGCCTCAACCAAAGCGTTTACTACTCAAATTACTGTTTTAACAATGATTGCTTTGAGATTAGCAAAAGCCAAAGGAACTTTGTCACACTCTGCATTTCATACATACTTAGAAGAACTTGAAATCATACCCGAAAAAGTAAAAGAAGCTCTTGAAACGAATGCTAAAGCACAAGAAATAGCTGCTGTGTTTAAAGATGCTCCTAATTGTTTATATCTTGGTCGTGGCTATAATTTTCCGGTTGCACTAGAAGGAGCTTTAAAGTTAAAAGAGATTTCATATATTCATGCTGAAGGTTATCCTGCTGCTGAAATGAAACATGGACCTATCGCATTGATAGATGAATCTATGCCGGTTATTGTTATTGCACCAAAACAAGGTCACTATGATAAAATTGTAAGTAACATTCAGGAAATTAAATCCCGTAGTGGAAGGATTATAGCTGTAGTTACAAAAGGGGATACACAAGTTAGAGAATTAGCTGATTATGTGATTGAAATACCTGAAACCTCAGACGCTTTATCGCCATTAATTACAACAATACCTTTACAATTATTATCCTATCATATTGCAGTAATGCGCGGTTGTAACGTGGATCAACCTAGGAATTTAGCAAAATCAGTTACTGTTGAATAA
- a CDS encoding TonB-dependent receptor has product MRVYLLFLTLFFCSLSFAQSTISGVVTDSNSQPIPGANIKVVGESAGTTSDVTGAFILKSPKRPPFVIEVSTVGFTSQRVSITSSSQKVTVKLLDEENKLDEIVVSASRTPERVLESPVTIERMGIAEIKKTASPSFYDGLENMKEVQMNTSSMSFKSINTRGFATVANTRFMQLVDGMDNSSPLLNFVLGNLIGVSEIDVQSVELLPGASSALYGANAFNGILFMTSKSPFTSEGIRAYAKFGQTSQKAAGTNDYVDYGVRMAKAFNKYFAAKANFAYMRGTEWHAVNYDDKTVAGRDRNHYGYDGINVYGDEVSTVIPAPTLPTDKVSRTGYNEVDLTDNKVSNTKIDASLHIRPFGDERLEVIVQSKFGYGNTVYQGANRYYLNNFFMQQHKLEFKGKNFFLRGYTTTEDGGQSYDMLFTGININRKWKSDQQWFGDYANSYVQSTLGGMLPADAHRAARVKADTGRFLPGTPEFKNAFNQVTNEASVLTGSKLVDNSKIYHSDVNYNFKDLIKFAEIQVGGSYREYQLNSFGRIYTDANGPIKYNEYGAYTQVMKKMIDDRLKLTASLRFDKAQNFVGNYSPRVSVVYSAGQNKNHNFRGSFQTGFRNPSTQDQYIGFNVGSAILLGSAPDNLTRFTETLPITGAAVSTVGASRNINGTIAYDNSYTATSVTAFSAAGNAALLQKTNAGLVKPEEVKAIELGYRSFINRTSIDINGYYNVYNNFIGNLNVVAPLYGTAQDSPTPTGGDLSIFPADEGSRSVHALRTGNTRTFQLYTNTALEIKSLGFGIGLSRKVYKDFEVGANYNYAEFDFDQSKDASFEAGFNTPKHRVKASIGNEKLFKNFGFNVSGRWNSEYLWQSSFADGTIDAATVIDAQLNYNFPALKSTLKVGASNIGGKEYGQVLGAGLIGQQYFASWTINP; this is encoded by the coding sequence ATGAGAGTGTATTTACTTTTTTTGACATTGTTTTTTTGCAGCCTATCTTTTGCGCAAAGCACAATTTCAGGTGTTGTTACAGACAGTAACAGCCAGCCAATTCCTGGAGCCAACATTAAGGTTGTTGGAGAATCTGCAGGGACCACAAGTGATGTAACAGGTGCCTTTATTTTGAAATCACCTAAAAGACCACCCTTTGTAATAGAGGTATCCACTGTTGGTTTTACTTCACAAAGAGTATCTATTACTTCAAGTAGCCAAAAGGTTACTGTGAAATTACTAGATGAGGAGAACAAGCTTGATGAAATCGTAGTTTCTGCGTCCAGAACTCCTGAGCGTGTTCTTGAATCACCAGTAACTATTGAGAGAATGGGAATTGCTGAAATCAAGAAAACGGCTTCTCCTTCTTTTTACGACGGTTTAGAGAACATGAAAGAAGTTCAAATGAACACTTCAAGTATGTCTTTTAAGTCTATTAACACTAGAGGTTTTGCTACAGTTGCAAATACAAGATTTATGCAGTTAGTAGACGGTATGGATAACTCTTCGCCATTATTAAACTTTGTTTTAGGAAACTTAATCGGTGTTTCTGAAATTGATGTGCAATCAGTGGAGTTGTTACCAGGAGCATCTTCTGCTTTGTATGGTGCCAATGCTTTTAACGGAATTTTGTTTATGACTAGTAAAAGCCCATTTACTAGTGAAGGAATAAGAGCGTATGCTAAATTTGGTCAAACCAGCCAAAAAGCAGCCGGAACAAATGATTACGTAGATTATGGTGTACGTATGGCTAAGGCTTTTAATAAATATTTTGCAGCAAAAGCCAACTTTGCTTACATGAGAGGAACTGAATGGCATGCTGTAAATTATGATGATAAAACGGTAGCTGGTAGAGATAGAAATCATTATGGATATGATGGTATCAATGTTTATGGTGACGAAGTGTCAACAGTAATTCCTGCTCCTACTTTGCCAACTGATAAAGTTTCAAGAACAGGTTATAACGAGGTTGATTTAACTGATAATAAAGTTTCAAATACTAAAATAGACGCGTCTTTGCATATTCGTCCTTTTGGTGATGAAAGATTAGAAGTAATAGTTCAAAGTAAATTTGGTTATGGTAATACTGTTTATCAAGGTGCTAACCGTTATTATTTGAATAACTTTTTCATGCAACAACATAAATTAGAATTCAAAGGAAAGAATTTCTTTTTGAGAGGGTATACAACAACTGAGGATGGAGGGCAGTCCTATGACATGTTGTTTACGGGGATTAACATAAATCGCAAGTGGAAGTCGGATCAACAATGGTTTGGTGATTATGCCAATTCATATGTACAATCAACATTAGGTGGTATGTTGCCTGCAGATGCTCATAGAGCCGCTAGAGTAAAAGCAGATACAGGAAGATTCTTGCCGGGAACTCCTGAATTTAAAAATGCGTTCAATCAAGTAACAAACGAAGCGAGTGTTTTAACAGGATCAAAACTTGTTGATAATTCAAAGATTTACCACTCTGATGTCAATTATAATTTTAAAGATTTGATCAAATTTGCTGAAATTCAAGTGGGTGGTTCTTACAGAGAATATCAGTTAAATTCATTTGGTCGAATTTATACAGATGCTAATGGCCCTATAAAATATAATGAATACGGAGCGTACACGCAAGTGATGAAAAAAATGATTGACGATCGTTTGAAACTAACGGCTTCACTACGTTTTGACAAGGCACAAAATTTTGTTGGGAATTATTCTCCTAGAGTTTCTGTTGTGTATTCTGCAGGGCAAAACAAAAATCATAATTTTAGAGGGTCTTTTCAAACAGGTTTTAGAAATCCTTCTACTCAAGATCAATACATCGGATTTAATGTTGGTAGTGCAATCTTGTTAGGTTCGGCGCCTGATAACTTGACTCGTTTTACAGAGACATTACCTATTACGGGAGCGGCAGTTTCAACAGTTGGAGCATCAAGAAATATAAACGGCACAATTGCTTATGATAATTCTTACACTGCTACATCGGTAACGGCTTTTAGTGCTGCTGGTAACGCTGCATTATTACAAAAAACAAATGCAGGTTTGGTAAAACCTGAAGAAGTTAAAGCGATTGAATTGGGATACCGCTCTTTTATTAATAGAACTTCAATTGATATAAACGGATACTATAATGTTTATAATAATTTTATTGGAAACCTGAATGTTGTAGCTCCATTGTATGGTACAGCCCAGGATTCACCAACTCCTACTGGTGGTGATTTGTCTATTTTTCCTGCTGATGAAGGTAGTAGATCTGTTCATGCTTTACGTACTGGTAATACAAGAACTTTTCAATTATACACAAACACAGCTTTAGAAATAAAATCATTAGGTTTTGGTATAGGATTGTCTAGAAAAGTATATAAAGATTTTGAAGTAGGTGCTAACTACAACTATGCTGAGTTTGATTTTGATCAGTCTAAAGATGCTAGTTTTGAAGCAGGGTTCAATACTCCAAAACACAGAGTTAAGGCTTCTATTGGAAATGAGAAATTATTCAAAAATTTCGGATTTAATGTAAGCGGACGTTGGAACAGTGAATATTTATGGCAATCTTCTTTTGCTGATGGAACCATAGATGCTGCAACTGTAATTGATGCTCAATTGAATTATAACTTTCCTGCTTTGAAATCTACTCTAAAAGTAGGGGCTTCAAACATAGGAGGTAAAGAATATGGTCAAGTGTTGGGAGCAGGTCTTATTGGACAACAGTATTTTGCATCTTGGACAATCAACCCGTAA